A single Brassica napus cultivar Da-Ae unplaced genomic scaffold, Da-Ae ScsIHWf_2831;HRSCAF=3611, whole genome shotgun sequence DNA region contains:
- the LOC106427514 gene encoding uncharacterized protein LOC106427514 — protein MVLEDFGMEEEIIADLELSYLPAELINTSGCPPVIIANDRQLHNFVRFVQKSASTRLCVTCKAKAENPNKEAFDLNKPPADPCTHEEKGNSFDNGDESAPVYAERQGNKKNEKRKGVAVDEDGDYDADTMISEKENIHKMSKFSLLHVVKVGQFFENKTLLKATFEMCAMKHNFDYQVIKTDRQLWYVRCADNACNWGVRAECLKDSSYFMIKKYVGKHTCAPSSKTKAGKTASAKTIGSLIMHKYVGVKEGPKCNDIIQIMRSDHGCEISKSLAWDAREYAISAVRGIPERSYGKIPKYLHMLREANPGTHTSYEIDGNENFRYLFIAFGQSIRGFNRVMRRVIVIDGTFLKNKYKGVLLVATALDGNSNLYPIAFGIVDSENERSWEWFMRQLKVVIADDHDLAFISDRHGSIAKAIENVYPSARHGICIHHLLNNVVTYFHGKGLAGLVSKASKAYRVSEFEKTFATVCNISPAIGDYLREADVQKWARCQFPGYRYDIRTTNPAESINSALRSPREYPVIPLLDSIREMLTQWFYERKKLISKHKHPLTKDVEKKIERRIGKGATFVVYPVSAGRLLVRGDKFDCLVDLDRRTCSCGKYTLMKIPCRHAIKAGFHVGREPHTLTDLMYTTGAWREAYEESINPIDVPEDAWSIPEDVKKVIVLPPQTRRSVGRKRKRRYETAEDKIRSSQISRRKQPRKCSRCGISGHNRATCQVALFKFASGGRWRARRARRAYFKFHC, from the exons ATGGTTTTGGAGGATTTTGGTATGGAAGAAGAAATCATAGCCGATTTGGAGTTAAGTTATCTACCTGCTGAGTTGATCAATACTTCAGGATGTCCacctgtgatcattgcaaacGATCGTCAGCTTCATAATTTTGTTCGATTTGTTCAAAAGAGTGCTTCTACTCGATTGTGTGTAACATGTAAAGCCAAGGCTGAGAATCCGAATAAAGAAGCCTTTGATCTTAACAAACCGCCAGCTGATCCATGTACTCATGAAGAGAAAGGAAACTCGTTTGACAATGGGGACGAATCAGCTCCTGTGTATGCTGAGAGGCAGGGGAATAAGAAGAATGAAAAGCGGAAAGGAGTCGCAGTTGATGAGGATGGGGACTATGATGCTGATACCATGATCTCTGAAAAAGAGAACATACATAAAATGTCAAAGTTTTCTCTGCTCCATGTTGTTAAGGTCGGACAATTTTTTGAGAACAAAACTTTGTTGAAGGCGACTTTCGAGATGTGTGCAATGAAGCATAACTTTGACTACCAGGTTATCAAAACGGATAGACAACTTTGGTATGTTAGATGTGCAGATAATGCATGCAATTGGGGTGTTCGAGCAGAGTGTCTGAAGGATTCATCATATTTCATGATCAAGAAGTATGTCGGTAAACATACATGCGCACCTTCAAGCAAAACCAAAGCGGGTAAGACTGCTTCAGCAAAAACAATAGGCAGTCTGATTATGCATAAGTATGTAGGCGTCAAGGAAGGGCCGAAATGTAATGATATCATACAGATTATGCGTAGTGATCATGGATGCGAGATATCAAAATCTTTAGCATGGGATGCGCGTGAATATGCGATCAGTGCAGTTAGAGGTATTCCAGAGAGAAGTTATGGGAAAATACCAAAATACTTGCACATGCTGAGAGAGGCTAATCCAGGTACACACACATCCTATGAGATTGACGGAAATGAGAACTTTCGTTACCTATTTATTGCATTTGGGCAATCGATAAGAGGATTTAACAGAGTCATGAGGCGGGTTATTGTGATCGATGGGACCTTTTTGAAGAATAAATACAAAGGAGTTTTACTGGTTGCTACGGCTTTAGACGGAAATTCAAATTTGTATCCTATTGCGTTTGGAATAGTCGACTCAGAGAATGAGcgttcttgggaatggtttatgaGACAACTTAAGGTTGTCATTGCAGATGATCATGATTTGGCTTTTATTTCAGACAGACATGGGTCTATCGCTAAGGCAATTGAAAACGTGTATCCATCAGCCAGACACGGgatttgtattcatcatttgttgaataatgtgGTCACATATTTCCATGGGAAAGGACTTGCTGGGTTGGTTTCAAAGGCGTCCAAGGCTTATCGAGTTTCTGAGTTTGAGAAGACATTTGCTACTGTGTGTAATATCAGTCCGGCAATTGGAGATTATCTTAGGGAAGCTGATGTGCAAAAATGGGCTAGATGTCAATTCCCTGGATACAGATACGACATAAGGACAACCAATCCTGCTGAATCTATCAACTCTGCTTTGCGTTCACCGAGAGAGTATCCAGTCATCCCTTTGTTAGACAGTATCAGGGAAATGTTAACACAATGGTTTTATGAGCGTAAGAAACTGATTTCAAAGCATAAACATCCTCTGACTAAAGatgtagagaaaaaaatagagaggaGAATCGGGAAAGGCGCCACATTTGTAGTTTACCCTGTCAGTGCTGGTCGATTGCTTGTTAGAGGTGATAAATTCGACTGCTTAGTTGATTTGGATAGAAGGACTTGTTCATGTGGAAAGTACACCCTTATGAAGATCCCTTGTAGGCACGCAATTAAAGCTGGTTTTCATGTTGGAAGAGAGCCACACACATTGACTGATTTGATGTATACTACAGGAGCTTGGAGAGAAGCTTATGAAGAAAGCATAAATCCTATTGATGTTCCTGAGGATGCTTGGTCTATACCAGAAGATGTTAAGAAAGTCATTGTTTTACCACCACAGACAAGAAGATCAGttggaagaaaaagaaaacgcaGATATGAAACTGCGGAAGACAAAATTCGGTCATCGCAAATATCACGAAGAAAGCAGCCTCGGAAGTGTAGTAGATGTGGTATTAGTGGGCACAACAGAGCTACTTGTCAA GTTGCTCTGTTCAAGTTTGCAAGTGGCGGTAGATGGCGAGCTAGGCGAGCTAGGCGAGCTTATTTCAAA TTTCATTGTTAA
- the LOC106454992 gene encoding uncharacterized protein LOC106454992: MELELPKRVYAEGLEPQVKKINNCCRMELIRDLKKAMPAEYDDVKIDPVFKHIMAIAENNLKFSGKLVDSFLCKQLITSKMHEKWFIFARKPLRFSLQEYHTVTGLKISRESSCDVIKWKSDGGFWSELLRTGGKITLQSIKKVHLQEVHSWSRRDRMRLIYLCVIMGVVMGRDEKVNIPHMYIKLVMDLEKLRNFHWGLHSYDFLLSSIEKVRKKLGKKNSYIFEGFSYAFQIWIMEAIPDFGEICGSKVSDSFCGPRCGNWKGVAKVSYEDIIQLEESFTEKGDLFSVISVSGNGDVLRDADYTRKDEMEDERVELLLDRIKKNFDWSNTEWPVIEDEETEMEEADTESEADKSVDATDIAADVETSSVHVAGRGKRKIQDEGAESRKKKLLCKRTAEKKQSIDQETKSFIEGLVHSSISSLGDILRAQMASMESMFKERIGNMEIEVSQLREAISLRAEGSVPKSKTDEAAPKTKTAQAPAKKKVNQAQAQAPAKEKVLPKRKCRT; encoded by the exons ATGGAGTTAGAGCTACCTAAGCGAGTGTATGCAGAGGGTTTAGAACCTCAGGTGAAGAAGATCAATAACTGCTGCCGCATGGAACTTATCAGAGATCTGAAGAAAGCTATGCCTGCGGAGTACGATGATGTCAAGATAGATCCTGTTTTCAAACATATCATGGCGATTGCGGAAAATAACCTCAAGTTTTCGGGGAAATTGGTGGATAGCTTCTTGTGTAAGCAGCTGATTACCTCGAAGATGCATGAGAAGTGGTTTATATTTGCAAGGAAGCCTCTCCGGTTTTCGCTTCAGGAGTACCACACTGTGACAGGCCTCAAGATCTCGCGGGAAAGTAGCTGTGACGTAATTAAATGGAAAAGTGATGGCGGATTTTGGAGTGAACTACTAAGGACAGGTGGTAAGATCACCTTGCAGTCGATCAAAAAGGTGCATCTACAAGAAGTTCACAGCTGGTCTCGGCGTGATAGGATGAGGTTGATCTACTTGTGTGTGATAATGGGTGTGGTGAtggggagagatgagaaggtgAACATCCCTCATATGTACATCAAGCTGGTGATGGATCTCGAGAAGCTTCGGAACTTCCATTGGGGTCTTCACTCCTACGACTTCTTACTGAGTTCCATTGAGAAGGTTAGGAAGAAGTTGGGTAAGAAGAACAGCTACATTTTCGAGGGGTTCTCCTATGCGTTCCAGATTTGGATTATGGAAGCAATTCCGGATTTTGGAGAAATATGTGGCAGCAAAGTCTCGGACAGTTTCTGCGGTCCAAGGTGTGGAAATTGGAAAGGAGTTGCAAAAGTTTCTTATGAAGACATCATTCAACTTGAGGAATCGTTTACTGAGAAG GGAGATTTGTTCTCGGTAATTTCAGTAAGTGGCAATGGTGATGTGTTGAGGGATGCTGATTATACAAGGAAGGATGAGATGGAAGATGAGCGTGTGGAGCTTCTTCTCGATAGGATTAAAAAGAACTTTGATTGGAGCAACACAGAATGGCCAGTTATAGAGGATGAAGAGACTGAGATGGAGGAAGCCGATACAGAGTCAGAAGCTGATAAGAGTGTGGATGCTACTGATATTGCAGCAGATGTGGAGACATCTTCGGTCCATGTTGCTGGAAGAGGCAAGAGAAAGATTCAGGATGAAGGAGCCGAGTcaagaaagaagaagttgttgTGTAAGCGAACAgcagaaaaaaaacagagtattgATCAAGAAACTAAGAGTTTCATTGAGGGTTTGGTCCACTCATCTATCAGTTCCTTGGGCGATATACTCAGAGCGCAAATGGCGAGTATGGAGAGCATGTTCAAAGAGAGGATCGGCAACATGGAGATCGAGGTTTCACAGCTCAGGGAAGCAATCAGTTTGAGGGCAGAAGGAAGCGTTCCTAAGAGCAAAACCGATGAAGCTGCGCCTAAGACCAAAACCGCTCAAGCTCCTGCAAAGAAAAAGGTCAATCAAGCTCAAGCTCAAGCTCCAGCAAAGGAAAAGGTACTTCCTAAAAGAAAGTGTAGAACTTGA
- the LOC125602393 gene encoding uncharacterized protein LOC125602393: MSPPKLNDEEIDRAGEASADAALVYLRKEDWEKVSTWLIKSKPLRIGPSLLDAEIGTRLMDRTEWLHNSEIDAMMYVYRERTSLKRWKLHRVAFMSVVFSNMIKKEYESFKAGIRKYKLHDLLVQYGKGVLPPHGQTQEIWNVDVDRLYVPVHVSGNHWIALCISFVTRSIDVFDCSGRKRYKELDGFANLVPRIVKAVQPPSYQKDFTFAAYTVHYVPMGKLNKSACDCGVYTIKFIECHSLGLKLSMVNDGNIKEARHRILWDLWEAANDPELVERMSNYEPPECLTSTVEEIL, translated from the exons ATGTCCCCACCGAAGTTAAATGATGAGGAAATAGATCGAGCCGGAGAAGCCTCAGCAGATGCGGCATTGGTGTATCTTCGTAAAGAGGATTGGGAAAAAGTTAGCACTTGGTTAATTAAATCCAA ACCTCTACGGATTGGACCTTCATTGTTAGATGCTGAGATTGGTACTCGTCTTATGGATAGAACCGAGTGGCTTCACAACTCG GAGATTGACGCCATGATGTACGTATACAGGGAGAGAACATCTCTGAAACGATGGAAACTTCACCGTGTCGCCTTCATGTCTGTTGTCTTCAGCAACATGATTAAAAAGGAGTATGAGAGTTTCAAGGCGGGTATAAGAAAATACAAGCTTCATGATTTGCTAGTGCAGTACGGCAAAGGGGTCCTTCCACCACATGGACAGACACAAGAGATATGGAATGTAGATGTGGATCGACTGTATGTCCCTGTTCATGTTAGCGGGAATCATTGGATCGCATTGTGTATCAGTTTCGTGACGAGGAGCATTGATGTGTTTGATTGCTCGGGCAGAAAAAGGTACAAGGAATTGGATGGGTTCGCAAATCTTGTTCCTCGTATTGTCAAGGCAGTTCAGCCACCGAGTTACCAGAAGGACTTTACGTTCGCTGCATATACGGTTCACTATGTCCCCATGGGTAAGCTGAATAAAAGTGcatgtgattgtggtgtctatacAATAAAGTTCATCGAGTGCCACTCGCTTGGATTGAAGTTGTCGATGGTGAATGATGGTAACATCAAAGAAGCTCGCCACAGAATTTTGTGGGATCTATGGGAAGCGGCAAACGACCCGGAATTGGTTGAGAGGATGTCAAATTATGAACCTCCAGAGTGTCTCACTTCAACCGTAGAAGAGATTCTGTGA